The Nevskiales bacterium genomic interval TCTACCGCTGCCGCCGTCTGAATGGCCGCTTAACGAAAACTTCTTTTACAACAAGGCGCTCCGGTTAAGTCCCGATTCAGTCGCGCTTGCCTACAGTGGCCTCGTGCCGCGGACCATAGCGCGGTTCGGACCACAACGAGGAGATGACCATGAACAGGTTCAAGAAGGTGTTTGCGGGTTCCGCGGGCTTGCTGGTCGCTACGCTCGCCGGGCCGGCTGCGCTGGCCTCGCACGAGGCAGACGAGCGCTTCGTCAGCTCGACCTATGCCGACGTGATCAGCTCAAGGCCGGTGTATCGCGAGGTCGAGATCACCACCCCGCGCGAAGAATGCTGGCAGGAGCCGGTGACTCGGCGTGAGGACAACAAGCATTGGGGCGTGACCGCCCAGACCGTCACCGGCGGCGTGATCGGCGGCGTGATTGCCAACCAGGCGGTGAACGGCAGCAAGCGTGACGCCGCCACCGCCCTGGGCGCGCTGATCGGTGCCTCGATCGGCGCCAACCGCGCGGCCAAGCAGCAGGCCGAGGCGAAGGAGTACGTCACCTACGAGCGGCGCTGCCGCACGGTGCAGGAGCACCGCACCGAGCAGCGGATCGAAGGTTATGACGTCAGCTACCGCTATGGCGGCCAGACCTACCACACCCGGCTGCCCTACGATCCCGGCAAGCGCCTGCGGGTGCAGGTCAGCGTGACCCCCGAGGGCGTGTGACGGGGTTAAGGCTCGATTCAGCCGGCCTGGATAGGCTGATGGCATTCAAAACCAGTCAGGAGGATTCGTCATGAACAAGCTGATGATCGCCGGTGCGCTGGCCGCCCCCCTGGCGGTGGGCGCCGCCGGTTACGGTGGCTACAAGATCGCGCAGGGCGACCTGCAGCTGGCCGCGGACGACGGCTATGCCGAGCTGATCTCGGCCGTGCCTGTCACCAAGGAAGTGCAGGTGCCGACCACGAGCCGCGAGTGCCGCCAGGTGCCGGTGACCTATACGCAGACGGTGCGCGGCGAGCAGACCAGCGTGCCGACCAACGTGATCGTCGGCGGCCTGATCGGCGGCGTGATCGGCAACCAGGTGGTGAACGGCAGCAAGCGTGATGCGGCGACCGTGCTCGGCGCTGCCGCCGGCGGCTACCTCGGCTACGAGCGGGCCAAGCGCAAGAACGCGCCGCAGACCGTGCAGCGCACGCGCTACGAGGAACGTTGCGACACGGTCAAGGGCTCGCGCACCGAGCTGCAGCCGGACGGCTATGACGTGACCTACCGTTACCAGGGCCAGGTCTACACCACGCGGATGGCGAGCCCGCCGCCGGCCCGCTTCCCGGTGACGCTCACGGTGACCCCGGCCAGCGGCTGATGCCGCGGATCCGGCTCCGAACTAAACTGCCGGCATGCGCAAATCCCCGCTACTCGCGCTGGTGGCCGCGGCGATCCTGCTCGGATCGCTGGCGGTGCCGGCCGACGCCCGCCCGGACCGGCGCGAACGTGCCGAGCAGCGTGGCGGGCGCGAGCGGCACGGCGACGACGAGCGGCGCTGGGAGTCGCGCAAGGGCGTGCTGAGCCGCGACGAGGCCGCGCGCCGCGCCCAGCGCGAGCACGGCGGCCGTGTGCTGTCGGTGGATCTGCTGCAACCCGACGATGCGCCTGCGCGCTACCGGATCAAACTGTTGTCGAACAACGGCAACGTGCGTACGGTAGACGTGGACGCGCTGGAGGACTGATGCGAGTACTCGTTGTCGAAGACGATCCGGCGCTGCGCGAGCAGCTGTCGAGCCAGTTGCGC includes:
- a CDS encoding PepSY domain-containing protein, with the protein product MRKSPLLALVAAAILLGSLAVPADARPDRRERAEQRGGRERHGDDERRWESRKGVLSRDEAARRAQREHGGRVLSVDLLQPDDAPARYRIKLLSNNGNVRTVDVDALED
- a CDS encoding glycine zipper 2TM domain-containing protein, which gives rise to MNKLMIAGALAAPLAVGAAGYGGYKIAQGDLQLAADDGYAELISAVPVTKEVQVPTTSRECRQVPVTYTQTVRGEQTSVPTNVIVGGLIGGVIGNQVVNGSKRDAATVLGAAAGGYLGYERAKRKNAPQTVQRTRYEERCDTVKGSRTELQPDGYDVTYRYQGQVYTTRMASPPPARFPVTLTVTPASG